A region of uncultured Carboxylicivirga sp. DNA encodes the following proteins:
- a CDS encoding cytochrome c3 family protein, whose protein sequence is MVQTLSKSRSSGKIFLKFFLLFFVVLSTINAGAEEKRGKKGTPEPDLKVGERLYYGLIPMGEDAKACASCHTYYTSDTINWNPSALEMAKVAADMDLATFKSHLLTPSGAMREKVHINFELTDEQLFHLHGYLTELSQNGVPEKKMSINTILIFLLLGVLMAVALVDIFFTKRVKFKLVHILIIMGGLAYQGKVIAHTLTDFGRSPDYMPDQPIKFSHKVHAQDNQIDCNYCHYNAQHGKSAGIPSAGLCMNCHMVVRNGTNSGQFEIAKVVDAYENNKDIEWIRIHNLPDHVYFNHSQHVNAGQRDCAECHGKVEEMHILKQENDLSMGWCLDCHKKTNVNFYDNDYYKTFEALHKDIAEGALDSIKAADVGANDCMNCHH, encoded by the coding sequence ATGGTTCAAACTTTATCTAAGTCCCGTTCTTCCGGGAAGATTTTCTTAAAGTTTTTCTTACTTTTTTTTGTTGTTCTATCAACAATAAATGCTGGTGCAGAAGAAAAACGCGGTAAAAAGGGAACTCCCGAACCTGATTTAAAAGTAGGCGAACGGCTGTATTATGGATTAATCCCAATGGGAGAAGATGCGAAAGCTTGTGCATCATGTCATACCTATTACACTTCCGACACCATCAATTGGAATCCTTCAGCATTGGAAATGGCCAAAGTAGCTGCTGATATGGATCTTGCAACTTTTAAAAGTCACTTGTTGACACCGTCAGGTGCAATGAGGGAGAAGGTTCATATCAATTTTGAATTGACAGATGAGCAGCTGTTTCATCTTCATGGTTATCTTACCGAATTATCCCAAAATGGTGTTCCAGAAAAGAAAATGTCAATCAATACCATTTTGATTTTCCTGTTGTTGGGAGTATTAATGGCTGTTGCTTTGGTTGATATCTTTTTTACCAAAAGGGTTAAGTTTAAACTTGTTCATATTCTTATTATTATGGGAGGACTGGCCTATCAGGGTAAAGTTATTGCACATACTTTAACTGATTTTGGAAGAAGTCCGGATTATATGCCTGATCAACCCATTAAATTTTCGCATAAAGTGCATGCTCAGGATAATCAGATAGATTGTAATTACTGTCATTATAATGCTCAACACGGAAAGTCGGCCGGAATTCCAAGTGCTGGTTTATGTATGAACTGTCATATGGTAGTGCGTAATGGTACTAATTCCGGGCAGTTTGAAATTGCCAAGGTTGTTGATGCTTATGAGAATAATAAAGACATTGAGTGGATACGAATTCATAATTTACCGGACCATGTTTATTTTAATCATTCTCAACACGTAAATGCTGGTCAACGAGATTGTGCCGAATGTCATGGAAAAGTTGAAGAGATGCACATTCTTAAGCAAGAAAATGATCTGTCAATGGGCTGGTGTTTAGATTGTCATAAAAAGACCAATGTAAACTTCTACGATAACGATTATTACAAAACATTTGAAGCCTTGCATAAAGATATTGCAGAAGGAGCTCTTGACTCAATTAAGGCTGCTGATGTTGGTGCAAATGATTGTATGAATTGTCATCATTAA
- the nrfD gene encoding NrfD/PsrC family molybdoenzyme membrane anchor subunit, with translation MYVSPVREPLISGEKSYSKVTEEIYAPMTGRPGKTWYAGLTLALIALMFGLFSIFVTVWDGIGTWGLNRTIGWGWGITNFVWWVGIGHAGTFISAILLLFRQKWRTSINRSAEAMTIFAVMCAGLFPLIHMGRLPLGFFIFPYPNTRDVWVNFNSPLLWDVFAISTYLTVSLLFWYMGLIPDIGTIRDRLKNGIKKKIYAFLSFGWTGSARHWMRHESMSLILAGLAAPLVLSVHTIVSFDFATSVIPGWHTTIFPPYFVSGAVFSGFAMVLTLMIITRKAINLEDYITKAHLESMNKIIIATGSIVGIAYITELFIAWYSGVIYEQYAFINRAFGPYWWAYWIMMTCNVITPQLFWIKKIRRSFVATFIISIFVNIGMWFERFVIIVTSLHRDFLPSSWSMYSPTWVEVGIYLGTFGLFFTLFFLFIRFFPVIAIAEVKSVLKTSAEKFIKKGK, from the coding sequence ATGTACGTATCGCCAGTAAGAGAACCGCTCATTAGCGGAGAAAAAAGCTATAGTAAAGTCACCGAGGAAATATATGCACCGATGACAGGCCGGCCGGGTAAAACCTGGTATGCTGGTCTTACATTGGCACTTATTGCATTGATGTTTGGTTTGTTTTCCATCTTTGTTACGGTATGGGATGGAATAGGAACCTGGGGACTGAACCGAACCATCGGTTGGGGTTGGGGTATTACCAACTTTGTATGGTGGGTTGGTATTGGTCATGCCGGTACATTTATTTCTGCCATCTTATTATTATTCCGTCAGAAGTGGCGTACATCCATTAACAGAAGTGCAGAGGCAATGACCATCTTTGCTGTAATGTGTGCCGGGCTCTTCCCACTGATTCACATGGGACGTTTGCCTCTGGGATTTTTTATTTTTCCATATCCAAACACACGGGATGTATGGGTCAACTTTAACTCCCCACTTCTTTGGGACGTTTTTGCCATATCAACCTACCTGACTGTTTCTTTATTATTCTGGTATATGGGATTGATTCCTGATATTGGTACAATACGCGACAGACTTAAAAATGGTATTAAAAAGAAGATTTATGCTTTTTTGAGTTTTGGTTGGACAGGATCAGCTCGTCACTGGATGAGACATGAATCGATGAGTTTGATTTTGGCAGGTTTGGCTGCTCCATTGGTACTTTCAGTGCATACCATTGTAAGTTTCGACTTTGCCACCTCAGTTATACCGGGTTGGCATACAACCATCTTTCCGCCATATTTTGTGTCGGGTGCGGTATTCTCAGGTTTTGCCATGGTATTGACCTTGATGATTATTACCCGAAAAGCGATCAATCTGGAAGACTATATTACCAAGGCGCATCTTGAATCGATGAACAAGATTATTATTGCGACAGGTTCAATTGTAGGTATAGCATATATTACTGAGTTGTTTATAGCCTGGTATTCAGGTGTTATATATGAACAATATGCTTTCATTAACCGTGCTTTCGGACCTTATTGGTGGGCTTACTGGATTATGATGACCTGTAATGTTATTACTCCTCAGTTATTCTGGATTAAAAAGATACGACGCAGTTTTGTTGCTACTTTTATCATCTCAATTTTTGTAAATATTGGTATGTGGTTCGAACGCTTTGTAATTATTGTTACTTCTCTGCACCGCGACTTTCTGCCATCAAGCTGGAGTATGTATTCTCCAACATGGGTTGAAGTTGGAATCTACTTAGGAACTTTTGGATTGTTCTTTACATTGTTCTTCTTGTTTATTCGCTTCTTCCCGGTAATTGCTATTGCTGAAGTGAAGAGTGTTTTGAAAACATCTGCAGAGAAATTTATTAAAAAAGGAAAATAA
- a CDS encoding DUF3341 domain-containing protein, giving the protein MKNKTYVSGYFPDDKDLIVAIKELQEKNVDITDVRTPFPVHGLDKVLKMRRSRLPRAGFVAGAIGSMIGFGFQAWVFTEAWPLNFGGKPYLSVPSFVPVTFELTVLFAAFALVFGFLIRSSLGPGADNHIFDEEVTNDRFQILLEAKEENAESLQESLQSVGALGVQLHEVKS; this is encoded by the coding sequence ATGAAGAATAAGACATACGTTTCAGGATATTTTCCGGATGATAAGGATTTGATAGTAGCCATCAAAGAGCTACAGGAAAAAAATGTGGATATCACTGATGTCCGGACTCCTTTTCCTGTGCATGGATTAGATAAAGTATTAAAGATGCGCCGTTCAAGATTGCCACGGGCTGGTTTTGTGGCGGGAGCAATTGGTTCCATGATTGGTTTTGGTTTTCAGGCCTGGGTTTTTACTGAAGCATGGCCATTAAATTTTGGTGGTAAACCCTACTTATCGGTGCCTTCATTTGTTCCTGTAACTTTTGAATTAACTGTGTTGTTTGCAGCTTTCGCATTAGTTTTTGGCTTTCTTATTAGAAGTAGTCTGGGGCCGGGAGCCGATAATCATATTTTTGATGAAGAAGTAACCAATGATCGATTCCAGATTTTATTGGAAGCCAAAGAAGAAAATGCTGAGTCACTGCAGGAGTCATTGCAATCGGTGGGAGCATTGGGAGTTCAATTACACGAAGTTAAATCATAA
- a CDS encoding TAT-variant-translocated molybdopterin oxidoreductase, with translation MKQYWKSIEELIPEEEVVQEKKSSYVLSDGKDSSTNSRRDFLKYFGFSIASAAVLAGCERPVKKAIPLLIQPEEVKPGTANYYASSFYDGSEMVPILVKVRDGRPIKIEGNDMCKMTGGSASARIQASLLNLYDESRPAQPMQDGKATTWEQVDADLLKILSEWDAGKEFVILTSTIISPSTKKLLADFKAKYPFVVHEIFDAYSYSALRESFALNYGEAIVPSYRFNAAKLVVGFNADFLGTWLQPVTFGRQYASARKLTEGQREMMRHVQFESTMTLTGSNADERVPMAASDEAHYIAALFSVLAGKAGVSAPTVSAPEQIQKIAEELWSAKGKSLVVSGSNDVDVQSMVCGINHILESEGNTIRLDYPISLFEGKDKDFEDLLNRIEADQVGAVMLWNTNPLYHLPLDEKTQNVLAKVDLKIAVHSQQTESALACKYVLPAPHFLESWDDSELVSGLFTLTQPAIRPLFKTRHAQENLMAWAGIEGKYYDFIKLNWKENIYNITLSQGKQFETFWKTSLRDGLVFDETKKKSVPSFSGVDTSFISKYANPVSGNELELILYQNVPIGDGTLANNPWLQELPDPVSRVCWDNYVAVSPAFAALRGWSQGDIVAVNGIELPVLIQPGQARNTLAIAVGYGRKNAGRVATDLGKNVYPLVKMKNGNRQYFVENVDAVATGATYELAATQSHHSMEGRALVRETTIAEYLKNPASGNEKHEEVEKLHTTLYHEHEYKGHHWGLVIDLNSCIGCNACVVACSAENNVPVVGRNEVRRSHEMHWLRLDRYYAGESDNPEVVRQPVMCQHCDNAPCENVCPVAATNHSSEGINQMAYNRCIGTRYCNNNCPYKVRRFNWYDYTGADTIPNNRVDPAGMTLDLKRMVLNPDVTIRAKGVIEKCSMCIQRIQEKKLTAKREGRMLEDGEIKTACQQTCPADAITFGDVNDPNSKVSKLLKDARHYGLLEELHTLPSVVYLSKVRNKDQNKTLS, from the coding sequence ATGAAGCAATACTGGAAAAGCATTGAAGAATTAATACCCGAGGAAGAAGTTGTTCAGGAGAAGAAGTCTTCTTATGTATTGAGCGACGGGAAGGATTCTTCAACAAATTCGCGTCGCGACTTTCTGAAGTACTTCGGATTTAGTATCGCCTCGGCTGCTGTTCTGGCAGGATGCGAACGCCCTGTAAAGAAAGCCATCCCTTTATTGATACAGCCGGAAGAGGTGAAGCCCGGTACAGCTAATTATTACGCATCGTCGTTTTACGATGGATCAGAAATGGTGCCTATACTGGTTAAGGTCAGAGACGGTCGCCCAATAAAGATTGAAGGAAATGACATGTGTAAGATGACCGGAGGTTCGGCATCAGCAAGAATACAGGCCTCTTTACTCAATTTATATGATGAGTCACGTCCGGCTCAACCAATGCAGGATGGGAAAGCTACAACCTGGGAACAGGTGGATGCTGATTTGTTGAAGATATTGAGTGAATGGGATGCAGGGAAGGAATTTGTGATTCTGACATCAACTATCATAAGTCCTTCAACAAAAAAGCTACTGGCTGATTTTAAAGCAAAATATCCATTTGTTGTTCATGAAATATTTGATGCATATTCGTATTCAGCATTGCGCGAATCATTTGCATTAAATTATGGTGAAGCAATCGTACCTTCTTACCGTTTTAATGCGGCTAAACTGGTTGTTGGTTTTAATGCTGATTTTCTGGGGACCTGGTTGCAACCGGTTACTTTTGGTCGTCAGTATGCTTCAGCAAGGAAGTTAACCGAAGGACAACGCGAGATGATGCGTCATGTACAGTTTGAATCCACCATGACGTTAACGGGTTCAAATGCCGATGAACGTGTTCCGATGGCTGCTTCAGACGAAGCACATTATATCGCAGCCTTATTTTCTGTATTAGCCGGTAAAGCCGGTGTGTCAGCACCAACAGTAAGCGCACCTGAACAAATACAAAAAATTGCAGAAGAACTTTGGTCTGCAAAAGGTAAATCCCTGGTTGTGTCGGGCAGTAATGATGTGGATGTCCAATCAATGGTATGTGGTATCAATCATATCCTCGAAAGTGAAGGGAATACCATTCGCTTGGATTACCCAATCAGTTTATTTGAAGGAAAGGATAAGGATTTTGAAGATCTGTTAAACAGAATTGAAGCAGATCAGGTAGGAGCTGTTATGTTATGGAATACCAATCCTTTGTATCACCTTCCTTTGGATGAAAAAACTCAGAATGTACTTGCTAAAGTAGATTTGAAAATTGCGGTTCATTCGCAGCAAACAGAATCTGCATTAGCATGCAAATATGTTTTGCCGGCTCCTCATTTTCTCGAAAGTTGGGATGACTCAGAGTTGGTTTCAGGATTATTTACACTAACTCAACCTGCTATACGTCCTTTATTTAAAACACGTCATGCTCAGGAAAACCTGATGGCATGGGCTGGTATTGAGGGTAAGTATTACGATTTTATCAAGTTAAACTGGAAAGAGAATATCTATAATATCACCTTGTCACAAGGTAAACAGTTCGAAACATTCTGGAAGACTTCTCTTAGAGATGGTTTGGTATTTGATGAGACAAAGAAAAAAAGTGTTCCTTCCTTTTCTGGGGTTGACACCAGTTTTATATCAAAGTATGCCAATCCTGTTTCAGGAAATGAATTAGAGCTTATACTTTATCAGAATGTTCCAATTGGAGATGGAACATTGGCAAATAATCCCTGGTTACAGGAATTGCCCGATCCGGTTAGTCGCGTTTGTTGGGATAACTATGTAGCTGTTTCGCCAGCATTCGCTGCGTTAAGAGGATGGAGTCAGGGTGATATTGTTGCAGTGAATGGAATTGAATTACCTGTTTTGATTCAACCGGGGCAGGCAAGAAATACCTTGGCTATTGCGGTTGGTTACGGACGTAAGAATGCCGGCCGAGTTGCAACTGATCTGGGTAAGAATGTTTATCCTTTAGTAAAAATGAAGAATGGCAATCGCCAGTATTTCGTTGAGAATGTTGATGCTGTTGCAACAGGAGCAACCTATGAGTTGGCTGCCACACAGTCTCATCATTCCATGGAAGGACGAGCATTGGTGAGAGAAACAACCATTGCTGAATACTTAAAGAATCCAGCCTCAGGAAATGAAAAACACGAAGAGGTTGAAAAATTGCATACAACCCTTTATCATGAGCATGAATACAAAGGACATCATTGGGGATTGGTTATCGATCTGAATTCATGTATTGGTTGTAATGCTTGTGTTGTAGCTTGTTCGGCGGAGAATAATGTGCCTGTTGTAGGACGAAATGAAGTACGCAGATCACATGAAATGCACTGGTTAAGATTGGATCGTTATTACGCAGGCGAATCTGATAATCCCGAAGTGGTTCGTCAACCGGTTATGTGTCAGCATTGCGATAATGCTCCTTGTGAGAATGTTTGTCCGGTAGCTGCTACGAACCATAGCTCCGAAGGTATTAACCAGATGGCTTATAACCGTTGTATTGGTACTCGTTATTGTAATAATAACTGTCCTTATAAAGTGCGTCGTTTTAACTGGTATGATTATACCGGAGCCGACACTATTCCAAATAACCGTGTCGATCCTGCCGGAATGACCCTTGATCTTAAACGAATGGTTCTCAATCCGGATGTTACCATACGTGCTAAAGGAGTTATTGAGAAATGTTCGATGTGTATTCAGCGTATTCAGGAGAAGAAATTAACAGCTAAGCGTGAAGGAAGAATGCTGGAAGACGGAGAAATTAAAACAGCATGTCAACAGACTTGTCCTGCCGATGCGATCACTTTTGGTGATGTGAATGATCCAAACAGTAAAGTATCTAAATTATTGAAAGATGCCCGTCATTATGGATTATTGGAAGAGCTGCATACCTTACCATCGGTTGTTTATTTGAGTAAAGTAAGAAATAAAGATCAAAATAAAACGCTAAGCTAA